Within the Miscanthus floridulus cultivar M001 chromosome 2, ASM1932011v1, whole genome shotgun sequence genome, the region ctaagaactaattatagcatcacatactaacaatgatgattttgaccaccatggaataattagctaggaatttaaatgtgttcatagacaccaaccttttggatgatgaattcaccacaatttgagcttggcacaaatgtccaattggaaaagtgctctctagaatggagaaagacctagaatgagaatcaagcaatgtagccatcaaaacgaagctaattaagcaacaaaatcaaaggagtcaatgtttgttactaaccttaaagcaaaaagttcaagccattcttcaaaatccaagcactagcttcatggtgaagagcagccacaacaatggagggaagggtctaaACGCACGCCTCTGttctcaggatggaagagaggaggaaggagagaacaactgcagcctttttgtgttgtaggcttatcaccgtcggttcttggctagaaccgacagtgatagagcccaatcactgtcgtcTCTtggtttaaaccggcagtgatgagtgcccgccaaaacactatcggttcaagccacaaatcgacagtgatgtggtccttcactgtcggttttagcctagccccaatcattttttcattttcaagctcataaccggcagtgaaggtacatcactgccggttctcacaaatctagcagtgatgatgccgacagtgatgtgcaaatctgacgTAGTGCCTCTGCGTAGTCCGGTCCGGCAGCATCAGCAGCCAGGGTCGCAGCCCAGCCAGCGAGTGTGCGACATAGCCAAACGTCAAGAACCCTGTGGTCACCAACCTATCGCAGTAGCTGAGCTGGAAGATCTAGGCCAGGGCGCGCTCATTGTGCTCCCGCGCCTCTGAGTGCTGGTCCTGGTCGTGGCTCGGCTGGTACATCGTGACAACCTCGCCGGTCGCCGTCTGACCGTAGCAAACTAGTCTGACCGAAGCACCATCTAGTTGAACTTGTCGAGCACACAGTGGTCCTCCTCGCAGAATGTGTGATTATGTAGCCGGAGCTATATCTGCTCCAGGTGGAAGTAGACGTAGGGTGGCAGCGCGctggcgccaccgccgccaccactatCGTCGTAGCGGACGATGTTGTTCTCAAGCATGTGCAGGTAGCTGTCACTTGAGCTGACCCAGAAGCTGTCCTTGTAGGGGAAGTCCGGCGGCAGGATCCACGAGGTCCCCGGGAACGGCTCGCAGAAGAGCCCCTCCATCTCGGGGGGTTCGTAGATGAGGAGGACGCGGCCGGTGAGCAGCACGTAGAGGAAGGTGGAGACGACGTTGAGCATCCGGTTGGCCATACCCTGGATGGGGAACCACACCACGTACCTGCATTCGGCGTGGTCGCCGTTGCGGCCGGACGTGAGCTGCGCCATGGCCTCGCAGTAGTTCGCGGTGCCCGGTCCGCACCGCCGATGGTTCGACTCGTACTGCCTCAGCTTCTGGAAAAGTAGGGGGGGTTCTGCAAATGTactttgaatttaaggttaaataaatgggTATGGACctacagtgaaccattttaaaagtttatggataAAAAAATACagttttcaaagttgatggacctaaatgacacccccacgaaagttaatggaccttcGGTGCATTTTACTCTATTTTTAAACACTAAGCCACATTTCCTCGACCCTTCTTTAAGCTCAGCCAAAGTAATCGCACCACTGTTTCTATTGTCTACTGCCTTGAACACTCCTCTTAACCTACCAATCTCCTCTTCTGAAAGATGCTTAGCAATAACCTGGGCCAAAATCAGGAAGATTCACAAATGCAAAATAAGTGAATTATTATGATATGGAATTGCCAGGCTAAGTAGAGTACTTCAGGTTCTTCAAAACAAATGTAGAGTACTTCACATCCCATCTATCCTTGCAAAGCATCCTATGGAAATTATCTAAATCAACCTAGAATGGCAGATCAGACAAATGAAACCAAATAGTAAAAAGGTCTGATCAATTATTCTCTGAGCTTGGAAGCAAAAATGAAACACATAGATGACtgacaatcagcctgttcgtttcgtcataaatgatcgttgattatttactgctggctagtttggtgtgagagaaaaatattgtttcagcttataatgcacgatcgtatacgagcaagcgaacaagcTAAATATGTGCACTGACAACAATGATGAGTTGATGACAGATATATTAATACCTGAATAATGAAAAGCTTTGCATCAAATTTTAAGACACCCTGTAGAGAATTTCATGATGTTTACCATATTTTGGGGCGTTTTAACCTTTTATAGCAGGTAACAATGCTAGTGAAGTTTAAACTATAACATCACCAAAAGGATCCGTATTGGAAAAAAAAGGTAATAGAAAATATGCATCTCCAATTTCTTTCCCGAAAGCCCTGATAatgctttaacatgatgcaaAAATGGAAATAACTTCTCCACTCCATGGCATGTAAGCATACCTGTAGAGCCAATTTCTTTGATTTATTCGCTGCAGATAATTTGTCGATACGAGAAAGGACAGTTGGATCTAGAGTCTGATGAGTAGCCACTCCATTAGAAAGAAAAGATCATTAAATCGTGAACAACTATTATCAATTACTCGATCTTACAATAGTTAATGTGAATTTCCAGGAATAAATATCCGGTCAAAGTCATTCTAGGAAAAGCAAGACATGTGGATATAAGGTATTGAAATGAAAAAAAGTAATGTGCACAAGGGTTAAACAATACTAACTTAGAACTTCATGGGCTTTCAATCTCTCCGATGGACAGGGGCAGAGCATTTTTCTTATAAGATCGTTTGCACTGTCTGAAATCCTGTGCCACTGGTCTGATTCAAAATCAAAATGCCCATCCTGCACTTTGTCAAGTATACCTTTATGTGTATCTGGTACAAAATTAAATGAGTGATGTGAGTACATCCAGAAAACAACAATGTGGCGATGTAatcaacacatagcaagccggATGATCTTGACGGCGTGAGCTCGAAGATCTGCTTAGCTTCGACACAAGAACGGTTGGTTTTGGGATcaaaggcgtgctagtcaatttgatcctgcaattgacaaggagagaataaTCAATAGTTTAAGGTGGAATATGTCGGTGTTGtaccagacagttccaatatATGGCCAAATAGCCGATTCAATGggactatcgactaaatagtcgatatccagcgtatTCATGGAATGAAGACCTTTGAATCAAGGATTATGGGCTAATATTAAACGACAATGATACGAATCGAAATAAacgatgctcatggaacatcagaaaacatcatcggctaaatagaacatgatcgatataaaacgttaagccgataagtttgatgagaaGAGTATAACACACGAACAAAtcaactgtctagtacaaatgaatctacaaacactctgaatctaatctgttaccatcaacagtgaggttcgatcagatcgatataactatgataataataacaaattaaagccaaagaatctataaaaccatctatatattgacaggttcataaaaaacatgctatatgcgtgaaagcacaggcgaatcggctaaaatagccaatgcatgcatagcaaacaaacggagtacatatctcgatcgtGAACAAAGTCAttaatcgataatctctaatccaaagtcttaccagtgaggttcgaccggatcgatgcagctatagttGTGTCGCCGCAAATCACTCGAGCCTCCGCTCCTCCTCCAGCAGCTCCTAACAGTTCATCACCGAAGCAGCCAGCCATGTCGAGCCGTGACAAGGGAGGCAAGGGCCTAGGCAAGGGCGGCGCCAAGCGCCACTAGAAGGTGCTCCGTGACAACATCTAGGGCATCATGAAGCCGGCGATCCAGAGGCTAGCGAGGAGGGGCAGCGTGAAGCGCATCTCCAGGCTGATCTACGAGGACACCCACGGCGTGCTCAAGATCTTCCTCAAGAACATCATCCGTGATGCCATCACCTACACAGAGCACGCCTGCCGCAAGATCGTCACCGCCATGGACGTCGTCTATGCGCTCAAGCGCCAGGGCCGCACCCTCTATGGCTTCGGCGGCTGAGCCTTGGCTCCGTCTGCGTCCTCCGACCatgtggtggttgtggtggtcaGGCGCTAGCTAGGGTTCCTGATGGATTTAACTGTTAGATAATTTAGGATCAACTAGGAGTAGATCTAGCGGGTTGACTTCACTAATTTGGCATAAACAACATATAGTTCATCTATGTGAAACCTAGAGAGAGAGGCACATACCTTCGCCTTGGCAggggaggtagaggaggaagaagTCGCCATGGCAATGGCGACGCAATGTGGAGCGATGGAATCCAAAGGATGGCGGCACGGCCGACGGTGCTTCCTGTCACTACAACGCCCCTGCAATCGGATGGGGCCTTCTAGGGTTTGTCAGTGGATTAGTGGCGTCAGCCAACCTCGTTCCCCACCTTTCTCTTTTATAGCGTTGTGTGACAGGGGTCCGCCTACCAGGAGTTAGTTGAGCGCCCCCCGATGAGGATGCGGTCAAGGGGTCTAACTCGATCATTGGATCAAGTTAGAtgagatcaatcctaacattctctcccttgatctcatcTTATACTTTAAGCTTAGTCTTAAACTTAAAATACTTAACTTGGCACCCATTTCATTACAGATTAGTGTATAGAGCATGCCTCATCATAATAGTTAGCACTATCAGATTAACAGGCTACAATACACCTTTCTATTTTGAAATAGATCTTTAACTTATTCTAGTCCCTTAGTatctaggaatcataggctttcccataaacccatatagactgtgtgttctctgaacgcactaggtggtaagcctttggtaagcggatcagCAATTACTtgttcggtacttatatgctcaatgcttttaaaatgattctggatttaaAATAAGCTACattagggtaagttcttacttgtacattcattaagcttccaacagctgaagcatatggaaccatgttcacttgatcgatctcatattggttcctgaaaCACTGAaggttcccaaatctattacccttaacTATAGCAGCAGgcataggtttactcgcatgcatactttatttctttagaatcttttctaagtatgcctttgcgatagtcctaataccccttttcttctatctcggtgaatttcaattcctagaatcaatgatgcttcaccaagatcattcatattaaaacttgaggacaagaacttcttttcCAATGGaaaattaacatcactactagtgagtaggatgtcatctatacacaggatgtggaaaatgaattttccattcttgaactttgcataaacgctattgtccttctcattctctttaaacccaaactttcttattgtttcatcaacttcaaatactactatctagaggcttgttttaacccataaatggatttctacaggcggcatcccatacgttctttttcttccatgacaaaacctttgggttgtgccatgtaaaccttttcatacaaatctccgttgaggaatgttgtctttacatccatctgatggaactctaaatcgtaatgtgccactaacaccattatgattctaaaagaatccttgcatgagactggagattaaactctcattgtaatctattcattctctttgcgtaaagccttttgctacaatcgtgctttatatcttttcacattccctttggagtcacattttgtcttgtagacctatttacagcctactattttagcTCCATTaagaatttcttctaagtcccaaacatcgttggtattcatcgaattcatttcagcttccatagcttcttgtcatttagatgagtgagcgcttctcatggcttcttcaaatgaagtgagatcaccctctatttgaatttcttcactaacatagacttcatagtcattagAAAAAGCTAATTTTCTAATTCTTTGAGACTTTCTAGAGCCTCAGCTACTAGCACTTTTgtatggggctattgttgctcttcattgccaagagacaattgattctataggctcctgtattacaagatcctttttacattattcatcttcttcgaagagctaacCATAGATGTTgtgtaagtcatacaacatcaacaggtattgagaaattTATTGTTTTTGAATCACTGGAGTGGGCACATAGTCttgcttctcttcaagtcttaggtctctacataccatgctctccTAGATTATCACATCTTCTGTAAAGATAGTTGTCGGTGTTTtcagaccaccgacgagtaaatatGTATTTGCGTGTCTGgatcggatggtgtgctcggaggacacaagggtttatactagttcggacagaacatccctacatctagtttgttgctgcttgtgttactaacacttggtttgcagtaggggttacaaacaggcaagagagggaaaggatcccaagtctttggtgaaaggagtgaacgggtgctgagagctcgattgctgctcagtcatgtgctcatgtcatgctcttgtgtttttatctcgtggttcgaTCTTGTGCAGATCTAGATCCCCCTTCATGGGATGCCCTactttttataggcgaagggaaagcataGGTTACActagaggaaaaggagaagagtgagagagagaagaaggcttctaggatcaccatgtccttctccttcttcatgtgggtcccaccaatcctgtagatgtcaacagggatggctccatgttgtggccctattcatcactggcgccatgcataggcgtcatctaccggtcatggcgttccattccatcCTAGTGGatatcgtggtgaactgacacttCTGTTAGCAttcatacgagggttaggtagaataGCAGCAGCATGCTCgatgttgttcttgatgtgaatccttaggtacgGCTCATCATGGCCATAGGTTACATCGAGGTGtgctagtctcttccctggtgttacAGTTTtcacccaggcccatacgcttggacctggagtggttggcggtggtatggacCCTTGTTGGATGAGATGGAACCCATGTCCTTAGggttgggcaagacagagcccacacctgaggggtcgggcgagatggagcctgcacccaaggggtcgggtgagatggagcatgaacccaaggggttgggtgagacAAAGCCCACGACCTTAAGGCCACGGCCTAGGGGTCAGGTGacacagagcccatggccttgaggtTGGGTGAGAAGGAGCCCGTAGCCTAGGGATCGGACAAGACAGAGAACATGACCTAAaggtcaggtgagacagagcccgtagCCTTAGGgccgggtgaggcgaagcccatggccttggggtcaggcgagacttTTTAATATGTCTTGCCCCATccagggaagtcagcgtgggcgctaactttcttgctttgggtatccctaatatcgatacccaacagtagcccctgagcctgcagaggagtagaatactcctttggaggctttttcggATAgaaggactctaagggccttggccttctttttataGCCCACAGCGTGTCCTGGTAGGGTGGCGGTTCCCTTTTGTCATGGTCGGTCCActtgggggcatgtaaccatAGGATTCAGGAGGttagaaagatttttcttgatttcgATCCCTAGGATCCAATTGGTCCGTCATCGTACTACgaccgcgcattcggtctccttgcgagtccaactttccttgagcccccatgtGTAGCAGGGGTCCAttcaagggtcggctcatctttgtgatagacaaaacatggtgcttggtgagctatttaatgggctagtccaagtggggccccGGCTTCCTGTTTGTGGGGGttcagcatgggtcagctggtgactgactctagactCTTGGTGgtcagtccatatagttcttgggtccatttGGCCGATCCCAAGGGCttgttgcctttctttgaggaaaaactatGGACTGAGAAccaaccaagactcgaacgtgggccaggATGCCAGCGGCACTCGTGCgcccgggtactggccgctagtgggcccatacCTTTCCACCCCTTGCTCTAAGGGTGCCTCAGAGCAGCTATGAACCCGTTGATGGGCCAGCCTTGGAACTCCTAGTCctaaatgggccgtaggagcattttcaTCTCTGGATCCCTtcttacctatgatggttcttGGCCCATTGATCGGGTGAACCATCATCTGGCATATCCTTCGAGGGTGTGGCCAAAGATTGCATGCGCGTGATCTTCGGAGGGAGGTGTCATGACGTGGTGCAGCGGGAGAGTGAATCTAGGTGGATGGTTCATCTTCTCACCCCGCTCCAccctataaatagcggcctccccctttGCTCTCCTACACACCAAAACTATAGCCTTATCTTCTTCGTTTCTCCACCACCGCCGTTTAGATTTGCCATGCTTGATAATCTACCACtagagccctagatctatagcttcCGCTCCTCCTCACTGCCTTTGCTTCTCTAtagccacctccatcctccatggatttgtgGTATCACTCTGATGTTACCCATGCAcgtatggagggcctcgtcaagcgtgGTATTGTCTATGAGGGGACCGATGTGGCAGAGTGGCTGGTGCCCAGCCATGAGGATGAGCCAGTGCCACCTGATAGCTATGTTGTCTCCTTTGTGCCCTTCCACGAGCGCAGACTCATGGTTCCTCCTCACCCATTCTTCTTGGGTCTGTTGCACCACTATCAGATTGAGCTATAGCACCTGAACCCCAACAAGATCTAGCACATTGTGGCTTTCATGTACAGGATGATGTGCATCCTCCCACTATATGGGATGATGCCCGATGTGTAGCTCATTGGGATGACGCTCACCCAGGGGCTCCTCCACGATAGCGAGCTCACATAGCGCATCAAAGAGGCCATAGGGGAGGTCGACACCATGTTCCTGATCCTAGGGCATCCTATGATGTAGCCAGACATGGGCTTCATTGAGCTACCAGCGGGGTTAGTCTTTTGGGACTCTATCATGTTGCTTCCAGAGCACACGACCATGAGGGTGGCGAACCGTGCCGTGGATGAGCAgcgaaagaagaagaaggacgacgaaGAGAAGAAACGACGGTCAAAGCAGCGAGGGAAGCGGCATCATGGCTCACTGGAAGaacaggaggaggaagatgatggctccatgtcgcccatcccatgggatgatctggCCACCAGGGAGGAGGACCCACCTTTGCCATAGGCGAGGCCTTTCCCGTGGCATGTCATGGGGAAGGAGGGGGAGGATGCGCCCTCGGAGCCAGCAGAAATGAACCACCCCACCACATCCAGACCTTCGACCACAGCCCTAGAGTCAGTGGAAATAGGTCGCCCTGCTCCATTCGAGCCCTCAGCGGTGCCTCCAGAGTAGGCAGGAGGTGATCGTTTTGATTCATTCGAGCCCTCTGAGCCAAGGGAGGGCTCGAAGCAGCAACATGCCGATGAGAGTAGTTGGGGTCGGGCAAGCCGACCCCAAAACGTCCTCGCATGATGGCATCAAGGTTAGTAAAGAGTTTTTGTCATCCTTTTGTCCTAATGAATTTTTGTCGTGAACTGACTGCCATGTCCCTTGTAGTGTCGGAGGATGTGAGACTCTTCTAT harbors:
- the LOC136536915 gene encoding galactoside 2-alpha-L-fucosyltransferase-like, with protein sequence MAGCFGDELLGAAGGGAEARVICGDTTIAASIRSNLTVATHQTLDPTVLSRIDKLSAANKSKKLALQVIAKHLSEEEIGRLRGVFKAVDNRNSEPPLLFQKLRQYESNHRRCGPGTANYCEAMAQLTSGRNGDHAECRYVVWFPIQGMANRMLNVVSTFLYVLLTGRVLLIYEPPEMEGLFCEPFPGTSWILPPDFPYKDSFWVSSSDSYLHMLENNIVRYDDSGGGGGASALPPYVYFHLEQI